One window of Vicinamibacteria bacterium genomic DNA carries:
- the ftsZ gene encoding cell division protein FtsZ, whose product MIRFEDDHPEGDPGRLSIEEQVGGASIKVVGVGGGGGNAINRMIASSISGVDFLAANTDLQALRSNRAKTKIQLGGKLTKGLGCGADPEIGRQAALEDTERILEAIEGADMIFVTAGLGGGTGTGGAPIVASLASELGVLTVAVVTKPFTFEGRRRQMQAEDGIRELREQVDTLISIPNDRLLQTVERTTPISEAFSIADDVLRQAVQGISDLITVPGLINLDFNDVRTVMRGMGDAVMGTGIAEGENRADEAAKKAISSPLLEDSSVNGAKGVIINITGGDDLSLTEVSEASSIIHEEADPDANIIFGAVIDPRMTGKMKVTVIATGFQREAARRTPNTPVDIANYKQPAEMAVGSEGFYRKGADNLTVDLDFGSMEGPAGEDLDMPTFLRRQKS is encoded by the coding sequence ATGATACGATTCGAAGACGATCACCCCGAGGGAGATCCGGGGCGTTTGTCCATCGAGGAGCAGGTCGGAGGCGCCAGCATCAAGGTCGTCGGGGTCGGCGGCGGCGGGGGCAATGCCATCAACCGGATGATCGCGTCGAGCATCTCCGGGGTGGATTTTCTCGCGGCGAACACCGACCTGCAGGCGCTGCGGTCGAACCGGGCGAAGACGAAGATCCAGCTCGGAGGAAAACTGACCAAGGGCCTCGGCTGCGGGGCGGATCCCGAGATCGGCCGCCAGGCGGCTCTCGAGGACACGGAACGCATCCTCGAGGCGATCGAGGGGGCGGACATGATCTTCGTGACCGCGGGTCTCGGGGGCGGAACGGGCACGGGGGGTGCGCCCATCGTGGCCTCGCTCGCTTCGGAGCTCGGGGTTCTGACGGTCGCGGTGGTGACCAAGCCCTTCACGTTCGAGGGGCGCCGGCGGCAGATGCAGGCCGAGGACGGAATCCGCGAGCTCCGGGAGCAGGTCGATACGCTCATCTCCATTCCCAACGACCGGCTTCTCCAGACCGTCGAGCGCACCACTCCCATCTCCGAGGCGTTCTCCATCGCCGACGATGTGCTGCGTCAGGCGGTTCAAGGGATCTCGGATCTCATCACCGTGCCGGGGCTGATCAATTTGGACTTCAATGACGTGCGTACGGTGATGCGGGGGATGGGCGACGCGGTGATGGGGACGGGCATCGCCGAGGGTGAGAACCGTGCCGACGAGGCGGCGAAGAAGGCGATCAGCAGCCCGCTTCTCGAGGACTCATCGGTCAACGGCGCGAAGGGGGTCATCATCAACATCACCGGCGGGGACGATCTCAGTCTCACCGAAGTGAGCGAGGCCTCGTCCATCATCCACGAGGAGGCGGACCCCGACGCGAACATCATCTTCGGCGCGGTCATCGACCCGCGGATGACGGGGAAGATGAAGGTGACGGTGATCGCCACGGGCTTCCAGCGCGAGGCGGCCCGCCGCACCCCGAACACCCCGGTGGATATCGCGAACTACAAGCAGCCGGCGGAGATGGCGGTGGGCTCGGAGGGCTTCTATCGCAAAGGCGCCGACAACCTCACCGTGGATCTCGACTTCGGCTCGATGGAGGGCCCCGCCGGCGAAGATCTGGACATGCCGACGTTTCTGAGACGGCAGAAGAGCTGA